The nucleotide sequence ATTGTTAAGATTATTTATAAAAGATTACTCCTGTAAATGGTTTTTTGACAAGCATTCTCTTTCTAGGTATTTAATCTTTATGACAGTAGAATATAATGTGCTAATGGAAAATAACACAAAAGTAACGCAGGCTATTACAGAAAAAGATCAACAAGATTGTTTTTCGATTCGAATTGAAGTTTTTGTTGAAGAACAAGGTGTTCCTAGCGAAGAAGAACTAGATGAATTAGATGAAACTTCTTTTCATGCTATAGCTCGTATTAATACTTATCCTGTTGGAACTGGTAGGCTTATACCTGAAGGTAATAATAATGGAAGAATTGGAAGAATGGCTGTTCGAAAAGATTATAGAAGATTTGGTATAGGAGGGTTAGTTTTAACGTATTTGGAAGAAATAGCAGTGAATAAAGGTATAACACGAATTACTTTGGATGCTCAAGAATATGTTAAACAATTTTATTTAGATCATGGATATCACGTACAGGGTGATGTATTTTTAGAGGTGGGGATTCCACATGTTACAATGGTTAAAATTATAAATTAAGGAGATAAATATGAAAGTTTACTGTGGTTTGCCGAGAGATAATTTAAAAGATATTCCTAAACTTGCTCAAGCAGCAGAAGAGTTAGGTTTCGATGGCATATCTTTTGGAGAATTAGCACATGATTCATTTTTGTTATCAACTTTGGCTTTAGAACATACAAAAAAAATAAAGGTTGGTACCTCTATAGCTATTGCTTTTGCCCGAAGCCCAATGGTTTCTGCTTACATGTCATGGGATTTACAGCGGATGTCTGATGGTAGGTTTGAATTAGGATTAGGTTCACAGGTGAAAGGTCATAATGAACGACGATTTGGAGTTCAGTGGTCTGCTCCTGCACCGCGTATTAAGGAATATGTTGAATCTATACGTGCAATTTGGGATTGTTGGCAAAATGGATCACCGTTAAATTATCAAGGAAAACATTATTCAATTACTTTGATGACCCCAGAATTTAATCCTGGTCCTTTAGATTGTGAACAACCTCCAATTTATATAGCTGCTGTTGGTGAAGCTATGACTAGAGTCGCAGGTAATGTTTGTGATGGGATACTTTTGCATAGTTTTAATAATAAAAGATATGTTGATGAAGTAATTTTGCCAAATATAAAAGAAGGTGCTAATTTGTCTGGACGTAATTTAGAAGATATTTCAATATCAGGCGGTGGAATGATCGCAACAGGAGCAACCGAAGAACAAGTTACGCAACAAAGAGAAATTTGTAGAAAAAGAATATCTTTTTATGGTTCTACCCGTAGTTATAAAACCGTTATGGATATGCATGAATGGGGAGATACCTGTCTAAGATTACATGACATGTCAAAAGAAGGTAAATGGGATGAAATGCCCAACTTAATTGATGATACTATGGTGGATACTTTTAGTGTATCTGGGACATATAAAGAAATTGGTCCCTCTTTGAAAGAGCGTTTTGGAGGGTATGCTTCACGAATTTCAATTGGCCTTCCTTCTGATATAAAAGATTATAATGATGTTGGCGATTTACTTACATATCTACATGAATAATTGATTTAAGGGGTTGTAAATTGGCTTTAGAAATAGTTGGTTTTGTATTAGCTTTTATGATGGGGGCTTGCATTGCTAATGGTATTCCTCATTATACCAAAGGAGTGACTGGTCAATCTCACATGACAGTTTTTAGCAAACTTTCTTCCCCTATAGTAAATGTGTTGTGGGGATTATTTAATTGGTTGCTAGCATTTATTTTATACTTATTATTAAATTCCTTAATTGATAATTTTACTAATATACATATGATTATTACTATTGGTGGGGGAGTATTTATTTCTTTACGTTTAGCTAAATTATGGAGTGACCCTAACGCTAAATTGCCATGGCATAAAGAGTAAAAGGTTTATATTTTTCTATGAATAATATATTTTTAGTTGGTTTTTCAGGTACTGGTAAATCGGAAATTGGACCGATTGTTTCTAATATACTGTCATACAAATTTATAGACCTTGATACCGAGATAGTTAAATATTTCAATAAATCTATTGATAAGATATTTTCAGAAGATTCGGAAGAGGTATTTCGAAAGAAAGAAAGTGAATTATTAGAATATTATGGATCTTCATCACAACTTGTTATAGCCACTGGTGGTGGGGCTATAATTTATAATGATAATTATGAATTAATGAAATCTAATGGTTTCATTGTTTGCTTAGAAGCAACTCCACAAACTATATACAATAGACTTACAAGTGAGGATGGAAAAAACGAAATACGACCAGTTCTAAAAGATAATGTAAATATAGATTCCATCACGAATATAAAAAACAAAAGACAAAAATATTATGCTAAGTCTGATTGGACTATACATACTGATAATCTAACACCTTACCAATCTGCTGAAGAGGTATCAAAAATATACAAAACTTTTGTTAATTTAGATACTTCAAAGTTCATTCAGAAAGATATGAAAGCCGATTTAGCTGGAATAGTTACTTATACTAATGGAGTTTGCCCTATATATTCCGGTTGGGATATATATAAGGATATTCCGAAAATTTTTTCACGATTAAATATTCAAGGCAATTTATTTCTAATTTCTGATACCAATGTATATAGCTTATATGGTCAAGAAGTAGAAAAATATATTGCTTCTACAGGTAAACAAGTTTTTTCTCATGAGTTAGAACCTGGGGAACATAATAAAACCTTTGATGCAATATCTAATGTCTATAGTTGGCTAGCAGAATCAAAGGCACAAAGACGAGATACTATTGTTGCCTTAGGTGGTGGAGTAGTTGGAGATATGGCCGGTTTTGTAGCAGCAACATATAACCGTGGGTTGGGATTTATACAAATTCCAACTAGCCTAGCAGCTATGGTTGATGCATCGGTTGGTGGGAAAACAGCAGTTGATTTACCAGAAGGGAAAAATCTTGTAGGCGCTTTTTATCAACCTAAAGTGGTAATTGCTGATGTATCTACTTTGAAATCTCTACCGCATCGTGAAACCATGGAGGGTTGGGCTGAGGCTATTAAACATGGATTAATATTAGATAAGCAATTATTTGAGGTTTTTGAAAACCGATATGAAGAATTATTAAATTTAGAACCTAACCTTACAACAGATGTTGTCAAACGAAGTATTCAAATAAAGGCAGAAATTGTATCTCAAGATGAAAAAGAAACTAGAGGTATTAGGACTTTATTAAATTACGGTCATACAATTGGTCATGGACTTGAAGCTGCAACTGGATATCATCAATTATTACATGGAGAGGCAGTATCAATAGGAATGATGGGTGCTGCAATGATAGGAAACAAAATGGGTATCACAGACAGTTCTATATTAGAACGCCAATTATCTATTTTGAAAAAGTTTGATTTACCTATATCCTTTAATAATATTACTATTGAATCAATAAAATCAGCCATGTCTCTCGATAAAAAAGCAGTAGGTTCATCGATAAATTGGGTTCTACTATCTGAGATAGGGCGAGCTGAAGTAAATTCAAATGTTGATAATTCTGTGGTGGACAGTGTTTTAGAAGAATTATCCTCTTAATGTTGTTAGTAAAGTTAATGATGCTCCAGTCATTATTATTAAAATAATGATTCGCGTAAAAAGTTGTTGATTAATTATTGGTAGAATATTTTTCCCAATAAAATATCCAATTAACACTGATGGTATGAGGAATAAATTTGCAGCTAATGTATCACGTGTTATAAAACCACTTATAAAAAGTGATACCACAGTAACTGTATCAATGATAGAAAAATAAAGTGCTAGATTGTTTCTAAAGTCTAATTTCTCCCATTTTTGGTTGATGAGAAAAATAGTAATTGGTGGTCCAGATAAGCCCGAGGTACTCACTAATATACCACTAAAAAATCCAGCGAACATGGAGGTTAATTTCTCCCGTTTAATAATTATTGTTTTTCCTGTAAAAAGAAATAAAGCAGCTATTAAAATTATAATAGATATTATTATTTTTAATACGTACATATCTAAATTGGATAGTATGATAATTCCCAGTGGTATTCCTAAAATTGCAGAACCAGCGATAGGGAGAATTTTGTCTGGTTTTAAATATTGTTTATTTTCAATAGCGATAATATAGTCATTAATTAAAACTAAAGGCATGATTATTGGTACAATAATTGTTAAATCTAGTACTGGCAAAAGCAAGGGCGTAGAGACCAATGCAAACCCAAAGCCAACAGTGGTTTTCACGGTTGATGCAAATAAAATAACTAAAATTAGAATAATAATGATGTTGGTTTCTAATAACATATTTGAAATACTATCTGATTAAATCAATTTCTTTCGACTAAATTTTGAAGTAATTCATGGTATTATTACCACGATATGGATATATTGCTTTATTTAGTGGTTTTATTATTAACTTTTCTTGGTGGATGGTTGTCTGGCTTATTTGGTGTTAGTGGGGCTGTAGTAACTGTCCCATTTCTTTTGTATGGTCCGCAAATTCTCGGTATGCCAGCAATAGATATCAAGCAAGTTATGGCTATATCTCTGGTTCAAGGCCTAGTATCTAGTTTTACCGGGGCATTAGTTTATAAAAAGAGTGGTTTAATTGATAGAACTATTGTCATTTGGGGAGGTATGCTAGTTGCTGCAGGAGGTTTAATTGGTGGTATTCTTTCTAAGTGGTCACCGGATACACTCTTATTATTTATTTTTGGTTCAATGTCTACAACAGCTGTTATTTTAATGCTATCGAATTCCGGAGAAAGTATAGAAGATAAGGATAATAAATCTACGAATTATAAGATTTTAGCAATATTTTTTCCTGAAGGATTAATGGCTGGTATGGTTGGTGTTGGAGGTGGTTTTTTAACAGTTCCAATTTTGAATAGACTAATGAAAATCCCACTACGAAACGCAATTGCGAGTTCTCTTGCGATGACATTTTTTGCAGTTTTTGCTGGATTATTAGGTAAAATTATTACTTTTCAGGTACCATTTATCCTTTCATTATTAGCAGTGGCAGGAGGAATACCTGGAGCAAAGTTAGGAACATTTGTAAATTCCAAATTAACTTTGAAAAATTTACGTTTTGGATTTGTTATATTATTGACGGTAATTTCTATAAGAATATGGTTCGATGTAGCAACAGCTATACTATAGCAAGATTTTCTTTAACTTGAGATATAACTTCTCTAGGGATTTTTTCTAAATAGGCTTCTGGTCCATTATCTGGGACAGGAGGATTGGGTATTGGATGAAGAACAACATATTCAAACTCTATGCCTGCTTTTTCGCATTTTTTTAATATTTCAGTAATTTGAGTAACTATTTGATTTACGCCACCCATTAAGCAAAAAGCTTTTGCTAGATTTTCAGACATAAAATCCACTGCTTTGCCACTTTCAATCAAATTGGCTGCATGATGAAAATCTGGCCAAACTAAACCTTGTTTTTTAAGTTCATCTGGGTGTGGACCATTCCAAGGAATATCTAAATTATCTACAAGCATTGGAGAATATTCGTAATAACCAGCAGCCATTGATTTACCCATTAGCATTGCATCATCTTCATCTTCACAAAAAACGGTATGGAAAACAGTACCAAGTTTAACGTTGTTAGGATTTCTACCTGATTTTATAGCGCCTTCTTTTATTCTATTAACTGATATTTCTATATTTTTTATATCTGTACCAACTCTGATAAAAACACCGTCTGCACACGATCCTGCCATTTCTAAAGTTTTAGGTCCTCCAGCGGCCAACCATACAGGTACATTTTGAGGAAACGGAAGTTTTGCTGGTCTTGCTGCCCCAACTTCAACTTCTTCTCCAGCAAGCAGGGATTTTATTATATGAATTCCTTGTTCTAATTCCTTTATTTTAGCAGGTTTTAGCCCAGCCAAACGTACTGCTGTATCACCTACCCCCATTCCTAATACTGTTCTATTTGGTGCAAGTTCGGCAACAGTTGCAATGCTTGAAGCTGTAACAGATGGATGCCTAGTAATAGGATTGGTTAATAACGGCCCAATAGTAATTGATTTTGTAGCTTGAGCTGCACCTGATAAAAGGACATAATTATCTCGTAATCTTAAGGGCGAGTCAGGGAGAAAAGCACAGTCCCATCCTGCCTGTTCAGCTCGAAGTACATCTAAAGCAAATGAAGAAAGAGAACTAGTATTATGTCTATTTAGTCCGAATTTGGGTATATTCATCAATCTTATTATTAGTTGTTTTTATTGGCTATTACAGATTTTATTCGTTCAGCAACAATCACATCTTCTCCGTCATTTAGTCCAAACATATGAATATCGATAAAGTCATCATTTTTGCCGGTTACTGAAACTCTTGTCCAAATTGGTGGGTCGCCAGCTTTTAACATATCTACAATATCTTGAGCTGTATAGTTGGCATTGCTATTAGGTTTAATTCGTAAACCGAAAGGCATGTGTCCTATGACATTATCAATAATAGAAACATCAAGAGAGGGTATGTCTTTAATTCCATTAATTATTGTCATTGTCATAGTTTCAGATTTCGATAACCTATCTTCATGATTAAGACTCATCCATCGTTTTACTGCAGCTAAAACACCAATCATTTCTTGTCTGTCTACCTTTTGAGGTCTACCAACGCCGCGTATTCTCCGCCCTTCGTAACCTACAAAAGACTGTAATGAAAGTTTATATATCATTTCTTTTGTTCCTAATGCTAATCCAGTAGATTGAGGAGCTCCTAAATATTTGGCTGCTATACATTGAAAATCTGCGCCCATTCTCACATATTTCCCCAAATTTTCTAAAGGATATATTTGTCCAGCTGCATCAACCATTACTGGAACATTATGTTTTTTAGCAACCTCAAGAGTATCTTCTAGCGAAAGTGCATTTGGATCTATATTTTGTTCTACTGCATAGTAATGTACAGCAACGGTATTTTCATTGATCGCTCTTTCAAGATCATCTTTGGTTGTTTTATCTTCTGATCCAAAATCTATTAACCGAGCTCCTGCAAGTTCAAGACATCGGTCATACCAATAGTGTTGTCGTTTTTGTATTAGAATTTCATTTTTCATGCCTGTAGTATTAGGCAATTGTTGGATGAAATCATCGTTGTCGCCTGCCATAAAAGCTGCCGTAGCCAATGTTAAAGCAGAGCCAGCGCCTGAAGTTATATATGCAGCAGGAACATTTAATAGATCAGCCACTGCTGAACCTGCTTTTTCTTCTAATTCCATCAAGGGTATATAGGCTGATTCTGCTAATTCCATAGCTTCTTTTACTTCCGGGACAGGTGTAGACCCTCCCAACATCGTAACACTTCCAATAGCATTGATTATTGGAGTGGCACCTAATGATTTATATATTTGTCCCCATTCACTATTCATATTTTTTTCCTTTATCAATATTTATTTTCAACAATCTTTAATATTAATTACAGTCCTTCCTTGAATCTTACCTTCAAGAATGAGCTTTGCCGGTTTTTCTATTTCACTTAAAGAAACTTCATTTGTAATATTTTCAAATTCTTCTGAGGTAATAAGATCTCCTAGTCTTTTCCATGCATCGTTTCTCATATTTGTTGGGCAATACACCGAATCAATTCCAATAAGTTGTATTTTACGTAATATAAAAGGTAAAACAGTTGTTGGTAAATCATTTCCTGAAGCATTTCCACAACAAGCAACACTGCCACCATAGTTTATTGCAGATAAAACATTTGCAAGTAATGTACTGCCTACAGTATCAATACCTCCTGCCCATTTACCAGAATTTAATGGCCTCGACATAGCTAATAAATCGTCTCTTGACATTATATTAATAGCTCCAAGATCTTTTAAATATCCTTCTAACTCCATTCTACCTGTTACAGCGGTTACAGAATATCCTAACTTGTTTAATAGCATAATCGATAAACTTCCAACCCCTCCTGCAGCACCTGTTACTACTATTTCGCCACTAGAATTTGTGATTCCTGAATTTTCTAGTTCTATAATTGATAACATTGCAGTTAATCCTGCTGTCCCAACAGACATAGTGTGTTTTAGAGAGATGTTATCTGGTTTTTTTATTAGCCAATCACTGTTTACTCTAGCTACTTGTGAATAACCACCTGAATGAGTTTCTCCTAGCCCCCAACCCGTTACAATAACTTCATCACCTGTTTTAAAGTTATTATTAGATGAAGAGCTTATAATTCCTGCCAAATCAATACCTGGAGACATTGGGAGGTTTCTCATAATACGAGCTTTATTTCCATTTACAGCCATACCGTCTTTATAATTCAGTGAAGAATAATGTACATCTATGGTGGTGTCTCCATCTGGCAAATCTTCAAGTCCTATTTCAGTAATTTTTATATCTAATTCTTCAGATTCAAGCTCTGCCCTTAAGGCTTTGAAAGTATTTGACATCGCATCTCCTAAGTAGATTTTTCAATCGATACTTGTACTATACTTCAAGATATAAGTGCCTTCAATAATAAAATATGATGAATTAAGTATTTTTTTATCTTTGGTTTATTGAAGGTTAGGTAAGATATCTACGATTTTCTTCACATTTAGTTGATACTTGCCTACTTTTCGAATTATATGCAATAATATCATCATTATTTTAATGCGGAATTAAATCTATTTTGGGTTTATTAACCGTATTTACGTTAAGGAGGATTCATATGATTAAATTTTCTTCGTATGTTTCGTTCATTTTAGTTACAGCTTTGATAGGTGTATCAATGGTGGCATGTGATAGCTTGCCTTCATTAGGAGAGGAAGAAGAAGCTGAACCATTAGAAATAGGTACATTACTGGATTATACTGGTGATTTGGGTGTATATGGTAAACCTATGCGTAATGGCGCCGAATTAGCAGTGACTCTTTTGAATGATGCAGGTATGAATGTTGTACCAGTTCATAAAGACTCAGGAACTGATGCAAAGGTTGCTAGTGATGCTGCTCGAGCATTGCAAGCTGCTGGCGTATCTGGAATAGTTGGTTCATTATCTAGTGGTGTTACTACAGCTGTTGCAGAATCTGTAACAATACCAGGAGGTACTGTTTTAGTTTCACCAGCTTCCACAGCTCCTTCTATTTCAGTAATTGATGATAACGATCTATTATTTAGAAGTACTGTATCCGATGCAGCACAAGGTTCTGTTTTAGGAAAACTTGCTGATGAACTTGGATACAAAAAAGTTGGTATTTTATATGTAAATAATCCTTATGGTGAAGGTTTAGCAAACATCTTTACTGCTAATTTTAGCGGTACTGTTCAAGCTGTTCCTCATGAAGGTGAATTGTCAACATATATGAGTGAAGTGACTAAAGCTACTGAAGGTGGAGTTGACGCTTTAATAGCCATGAGTTATCCAGGTAGTGCTCAAGTATATATTAGAGAAGCATTAGAAGGTGGATTTGCTGATACCTTTATGTTTGTCGATGGTACTAAGAGCCAAGATATGTTAGATAGCTTAGGTGCTAATAATTTTGAAGGTATGTATGGTACAGCACCAGGAGCTCCTCCTAGTGAAGCTAAAAATACTTTTGAAGAACTCTATGAAGCTCGATTTGGTGAAATTCCTTCAGATCCATTCCTTGGTGAAACATTTGATGCATTTGTGATGATCGCACTTGCAACAGAAAAATGTTTACACGATGGTGGTGACGATGCTAACTGTGATGGTGCTGGTGTTGCAGCTGCAATCCGTGACGTCTCAAATGCACCTGGTACTAAAGTCGGCCCTGGTGACTTAGCTCAAGCAGTTGAATTGATACGATCAGGTGAAGATATTGACTTTGAAGGTGTTGCTGGTTCTCAAGAAATTGATGATAATGGTGACGTTTTGAATTCAATTGAAATCTGGAGTGTTAAAGGTGGAATGATAGAATCTACTAATAGATTTGAAGCTCCGTAATTGATATAGAAATATAATAAAAAGAGGCCTATACAGGCCTCTTTTTATTTGGTCTTAAGTTTACTTAATTTTTCTTTCTATTGTTTCAGGAATTATACCGCTAGGTTTAAACAAGAGCATAACAACGATTAACAAACCTACCATGAAGTAGCGTAAATCTGGACTAGAAAGGAATCCTGGTAAAAACTGAGTTGTTGACCAAACACCCCAAACGATAAATGCTCCAGCTATTGCTCCTCTATTATTTCCACTCCCTCCAACCATTAACATTGTCCATATAATAAACGTAGAGAGTAAGGGTCTAAAAGTGAAAGGGTCTAAAAAGCGAAATCCGTGTGCAAATACTGCTCCTCCAACACCCATAATGAAAGCACCAAGAATAAATGATTGTACTTTAAATGAGAAAACATTTTTTCCCAGAGATGTTGCGGCAATTTCATCTTCTCGAATTGATTTTAAAACTCTACCCCAAGGCGATTTAATAATTCTTTGAACGATTAGGTAAATAACTAATAAAATTACCATTGCGATGATCGCATATAGTATATCGTAATATTTTGGTGCAACTATATCCCCAAGAAATTTTGGTATGCCATACATACCTCGACCACCATTAGCTAACCATGCTTCATTTAAAAATATCAAACGAATAGTTTCAGCTATACCTAGGGCAGCCATACCTAAATAATCTTCTCTCAATCGTAAAGTAATTAATGCAATTGGAGCAGCAATAAGTGCGCAAACGAGACCTGCGAAAATCAATGCAAAAAAGAACCACAAATCTATACCCAGATTAAGGAATCCCAATATTTCTGGTAAGTTCCCTCCAAATATATAATCTTCAAACAAGTCAGGCTCGGGTGGTTCGATTGTTATTAGGGCAGAGGAGTATGCACCGATAGCAAAAAATCCAGCAATTCCAATATTAAAAAGACCGGTGAATCCCCAATGGATATTTAACGCAATTGAAAATATTCCATATATGCTAGCCATAATTATGAAGCCAGAAATATAAATTAATATGCCACCTAAATCCATTAGTCTTTTTCTCCAAATAATCCGTTAGGTTTTACAAGCAACATTGCAATCATTATTGTAAAAGCTACAGCTGGTTTGTATGTGGGATTTAGCCAAGCTGTAGAAGCTTCCATAGAAATGCCAATTATTATAGCTCCAACTAGCGCACCAATAGGTTTCCCGATTCCTCCTAATATTACACTAGCAAATATAGGTAGTAAGATTTTCCATCCTGTCATAGGAAGAATTTGTGCTTGAGAGACTGCCAACATAGTTCCTCCTGCTGCGGCCAAACTTCCACTAATTATCCAAGTCCACATAATGACGATACTAGTATTAATTCCAGTTGATAAGCTAAGATTAGGATTATTAGCAGTAGCTCTCATAAATTTTCCGTACTTATTATATTTTAGGAATAAGTACACACCTATAGTCATCAGTACTGCCATAATCCCCAAAATTATATTATCGGGAGGTATTCTTATATCAAGAGGTAGCATATAAAATTGTTTTGATTCTCTAGGAAAATATTCAGGCTCATTTCCCCATAAAAATTGCACTAATCCACGTATCATTATTGCAACTCCTAATGAAGCTATGCTGATAAGCATTGTAGAAGCCTGACGAGATCGCAATTTTTTGTAAATTAATTGGTCTAATATCACGACAATTATTGAAGTTAATAACATAGTCAAGGGAATTGCTAGTATCACAGGCAGACCAAAAGTGAATGGTCCTAATCCTGTTCCAGTAAAACCTATTCCTGCGAAAATTACTGTGACAATAGTTAGAGAAATATATCCACCTAATGTCATCAAATCGCCTTGTGCAAAATTTCCAAATCTTAATATACCAAATACTAAAGTTAAACCTATTGCTCCCAAAGAGTAAATAAATCCTAAAAGCAGTCCATTGATTATTAAACTAGGTTGCCCAAAAATAATAAGAATTGATAGTGCTGTAATAAATATGATCCAAAAATAATCGAAATTTTTTAAAGTCATTAGTTTGAACCTCCTAAATATAACATTCCAACATCTGGGTTGTTTAATAAGTTCAAACCTGTATCATCTATTTTATTTTCACCAGTAGCTAAAACATAACCTCTGTCAGCAATCGAAAGAATTTTTTTTGCATTTTGCTCGACAATAAGTATGGTTACACCACTTTTATTTATTGATTCTATTGTTTCAAAAGTAGCGTCAGCCATTATAGGTGATAAACCTGCAGAAGGTTCGTCTAGTATCATTAACGACGGTTTTGAAATTAAAGCTTTTGCAAAGGCTAAAGTTTGCCTTTGTCCACCTGAAAGCGTTCCGGCTTTTGTATTCATTTTTGTGTCTAATATTGGGAATAATTCCAATATTTCTTCTAAACGTTTTTTAAAATCAAATTTTAGAACCAGAGATGGTATTTCAAGATTCTCTTTAATTGTCATGTTGGTAAATACATTTTCAGCTTGCGGTACATAAGAAATACCTAGCTCAACTATTTTTTGAGGAGATGAATTAGTAATATTGTCGGTCATAAACTCAATATCACCTTTTTTAGCTTCTAATAAACCTACTATTACTTTAAGTAATGTTGATTTTCCTGATCCATTAGGTCCAATAATTGCTACTAGGTTACCTTCATTTACTTGTATAGAAACAGAGTGAAGAATCTCTGTTTCTCCATA is from SAR202 cluster bacterium and encodes:
- a CDS encoding sulfite exporter TauE/SafE family protein; this encodes MDILLYLVVLLLTFLGGWLSGLFGVSGAVVTVPFLLYGPQILGMPAIDIKQVMAISLVQGLVSSFTGALVYKKSGLIDRTIVIWGGMLVAAGGLIGGILSKWSPDTLLLFIFGSMSTTAVILMLSNSGESIEDKDNKSTNYKILAIFFPEGLMAGMVGVGGGFLTVPILNRLMKIPLRNAIASSLAMTFFAVFAGLLGKIITFQVPFILSLLAVAGGIPGAKLGTFVNSKLTLKNLRFGFVILLTVISIRIWFDVATAIL
- a CDS encoding TIGR03617 family F420-dependent LLM class oxidoreductase is translated as MKVYCGLPRDNLKDIPKLAQAAEELGFDGISFGELAHDSFLLSTLALEHTKKIKVGTSIAIAFARSPMVSAYMSWDLQRMSDGRFELGLGSQVKGHNERRFGVQWSAPAPRIKEYVESIRAIWDCWQNGSPLNYQGKHYSITLMTPEFNPGPLDCEQPPIYIAAVGEAMTRVAGNVCDGILLHSFNNKRYVDEVILPNIKEGANLSGRNLEDISISGGGMIATGATEEQVTQQREICRKRISFYGSTRSYKTVMDMHEWGDTCLRLHDMSKEGKWDEMPNLIDDTMVDTFSVSGTYKEIGPSLKERFGGYASRISIGLPSDIKDYNDVGDLLTYLHE
- a CDS encoding oxidoreductase translates to MSNTFKALRAELESEELDIKITEIGLEDLPDGDTTIDVHYSSLNYKDGMAVNGNKARIMRNLPMSPGIDLAGIISSSSNNNFKTGDEVIVTGWGLGETHSGGYSQVARVNSDWLIKKPDNISLKHTMSVGTAGLTAMLSIIELENSGITNSSGEIVVTGAAGGVGSLSIMLLNKLGYSVTAVTGRMELEGYLKDLGAINIMSRDDLLAMSRPLNSGKWAGGIDTVGSTLLANVLSAINYGGSVACCGNASGNDLPTTVLPFILRKIQLIGIDSVYCPTNMRNDAWKRLGDLITSEEFENITNEVSLSEIEKPAKLILEGKIQGRTVINIKDC
- a CDS encoding aminotransferase class V-fold PLP-dependent enzyme; this translates as MNSEWGQIYKSLGATPIINAIGSVTMLGGSTPVPEVKEAMELAESAYIPLMELEEKAGSAVADLLNVPAAYITSGAGSALTLATAAFMAGDNDDFIQQLPNTTGMKNEILIQKRQHYWYDRCLELAGARLIDFGSEDKTTKDDLERAINENTVAVHYYAVEQNIDPNALSLEDTLEVAKKHNVPVMVDAAGQIYPLENLGKYVRMGADFQCIAAKYLGAPQSTGLALGTKEMIYKLSLQSFVGYEGRRIRGVGRPQKVDRQEMIGVLAAVKRWMSLNHEDRLSKSETMTMTIINGIKDIPSLDVSIIDNVIGHMPFGLRIKPNSNANYTAQDIVDMLKAGDPPIWTRVSVTGKNDDFIDIHMFGLNDGEDVIVAERIKSVIANKNN
- a CDS encoding LLM class flavin-dependent oxidoreductase; translation: MNIPKFGLNRHNTSSLSSFALDVLRAEQAGWDCAFLPDSPLRLRDNYVLLSGAAQATKSITIGPLLTNPITRHPSVTASSIATVAELAPNRTVLGMGVGDTAVRLAGLKPAKIKELEQGIHIIKSLLAGEEVEVGAARPAKLPFPQNVPVWLAAGGPKTLEMAGSCADGVFIRVGTDIKNIEISVNRIKEGAIKSGRNPNNVKLGTVFHTVFCEDEDDAMLMGKSMAAGYYEYSPMLVDNLDIPWNGPHPDELKKQGLVWPDFHHAANLIESGKAVDFMSENLAKAFCLMGGVNQIVTQITEILKKCEKAGIEFEYVVLHPIPNPPVPDNGPEAYLEKIPREVISQVKENLAIV
- a CDS encoding amino acid ABC transporter substrate-binding protein, with amino-acid sequence MIKFSSYVSFILVTALIGVSMVACDSLPSLGEEEEAEPLEIGTLLDYTGDLGVYGKPMRNGAELAVTLLNDAGMNVVPVHKDSGTDAKVASDAARALQAAGVSGIVGSLSSGVTTAVAESVTIPGGTVLVSPASTAPSISVIDDNDLLFRSTVSDAAQGSVLGKLADELGYKKVGILYVNNPYGEGLANIFTANFSGTVQAVPHEGELSTYMSEVTKATEGGVDALIAMSYPGSAQVYIREALEGGFADTFMFVDGTKSQDMLDSLGANNFEGMYGTAPGAPPSEAKNTFEELYEARFGEIPSDPFLGETFDAFVMIALATEKCLHDGGDDANCDGAGVAAAIRDVSNAPGTKVGPGDLAQAVELIRSGEDIDFEGVAGSQEIDDNGDVLNSIEIWSVKGGMIESTNRFEAP
- the aroB gene encoding 3-dehydroquinate synthase produces the protein MNNIFLVGFSGTGKSEIGPIVSNILSYKFIDLDTEIVKYFNKSIDKIFSEDSEEVFRKKESELLEYYGSSSQLVIATGGGAIIYNDNYELMKSNGFIVCLEATPQTIYNRLTSEDGKNEIRPVLKDNVNIDSITNIKNKRQKYYAKSDWTIHTDNLTPYQSAEEVSKIYKTFVNLDTSKFIQKDMKADLAGIVTYTNGVCPIYSGWDIYKDIPKIFSRLNIQGNLFLISDTNVYSLYGQEVEKYIASTGKQVFSHELEPGEHNKTFDAISNVYSWLAESKAQRRDTIVALGGGVVGDMAGFVAATYNRGLGFIQIPTSLAAMVDASVGGKTAVDLPEGKNLVGAFYQPKVVIADVSTLKSLPHRETMEGWAEAIKHGLILDKQLFEVFENRYEELLNLEPNLTTDVVKRSIQIKAEIVSQDEKETRGIRTLLNYGHTIGHGLEAATGYHQLLHGEAVSIGMMGAAMIGNKMGITDSSILERQLSILKKFDLPISFNNITIESIKSAMSLDKKAVGSSINWVLLSEIGRAEVNSNVDNSVVDSVLEELSS
- a CDS encoding GNAT family N-acetyltransferase, encoding MENNTKVTQAITEKDQQDCFSIRIEVFVEEQGVPSEEELDELDETSFHAIARINTYPVGTGRLIPEGNNNGRIGRMAVRKDYRRFGIGGLVLTYLEEIAVNKGITRITLDAQEYVKQFYLDHGYHVQGDVFLEVGIPHVTMVKIIN